The Gammaproteobacteria bacterium genome contains the following window.
CTGAGCGTTGGACGATCGACGTCAGATCGGCATTATTGTAAAACTCCAGCCGCTGCACGATGCCGAAACGATCGCGCAATGGCGATGTCAGTAACCCGGCACGCGTGGTGGCGCCAACCAGCGTAAACGGTGGCAAATCGAGTTTGATCGAACGCGCGGAAGGCCCTTCACCGATCATGATGTCGAGCTGATAATCTTCCATCGCCGGATACAGCACTTCTTCCACTACCGGACTCAAGCGATGAATCTCGTCGATGAACAACACATCGTGCGGCTCGAGATTGGTCAGCAATGCCGCCAGATCGCCTTGCCGCTCCAACACCGGGCCGGAAGTGTGTTTCAGCGCCACGCCCATCTCATTGGCGATGATGTGCGCCAGCGTCGTTTTACCTAATCCCGGCGGGCCAAAGATCAACGTGTGATCGAGCGCCTCTTTGCGGCGGCGCGCCGCTTCGATGAAGACTTCCATCTGTTCGCACACTGCCGGTTGACCGACGTAGTCGCGTAACAATCGTGGCCGAATCGCACGATCAATCGCCTCCTCCTCACGGACAGCGGCAGGCGCAATAAAACGGTCAGTTTCAATCATTAATGTCAGTTCCAATTAATTTCTACGTAGGATGCGGTGAGGAACGAACCGCATCGTTCGCGATTAACAAAATGCTTTTAATCCCTTCTCCCTCAGGGAGAAGGTTAGGATGAGGGGATCCTACATGTAGGGGCGGGTTTTAAACCCGCCCCTACCACTGCCTCTCAACAATTTCTAAACAGTCGCCGCCGCCGCCTTCAACGCCCGGCGGATAATCTCTTCACTCGCCAAACCTTCGGCCTCGACACCGTTCACCATCCGGCTCGCCTCTTGCGGTTTATAACCGAGCGCGATCAGCGCGCTGACGGCATCGTTCAGCGGATTATGCGGCATCGTCACCGTACTCCCCACGCTCGCCGCTTGATCACTCACCGCCGCAAACCGGTCACGCATTTCAATAATCAAGCGCTCGGCGGTTTTCTTG
Protein-coding sequences here:
- the ruvB gene encoding Holliday junction branch migration DNA helicase RuvB, translated to MIETDRFIAPAAVREEEAIDRAIRPRLLRDYVGQPAVCEQMEVFIEAARRRKEALDHTLIFGPPGLGKTTLAHIIANEMGVALKHTSGPVLERQGDLAALLTNLEPHDVLFIDEIHRLSPVVEEVLYPAMEDYQLDIMIGEGPSARSIKLDLPPFTLVGATTRAGLLTSPLRDRFGIVQRLEFYNNADLTSIVQRSAHILGLTMDPEGAREIARRSRGTPRIANRLLRRVRDFAEVKGNGQITASIAARALDLLDVDSHGFDMMDRKLLLAIVQKFDGGPVGVDSLAAAIGEERGTIEDVLEPYLIQQGFLMRTLRGRVATRSAYEHFGLTPPTQAHQDALDIFNQD